A single genomic interval of Alligator mississippiensis isolate rAllMis1 chromosome 15, rAllMis1, whole genome shotgun sequence harbors:
- the TMEM107 gene encoding transmembrane protein 107 isoform X3 → MAAAAALVPWRFLALVAHLVIVIGAFWAREDNVRASLPLDHTPEEYGRRDTELVVALSVTLGLFAVELAGFLSGVSMFNPLQGLLSCGAHVGAALALLFVLFEQWDSATYWGIFACGSALPAAGEILLFVSVFGLKKKPL, encoded by the exons atggcggcggcggcggcgctggtcCCGTGGCGGTTCCTGGCGCTCGTGGCCCATCTCGTCATCGTCATCGGCGCCTTCTGGGCCCGG GAGGACAACGTCCGGGCATCGCTGCCCCTGGACCACACGCCCGAGGAGTACGGCCGCCGCGACACCGA gctggtGGTGGCCCTGTCGGTGACGCTGGGGCTCTTCGCGGTGGAGCTGGCTGGCTTCCTCTCAGGGGTCTCCATGTTCAACCCTCTGCAGGGCCTGCTCT CCTGCGGGGCCCACGTGGGCGCTGCCCTTGCCCTCCTCTTCGTCCTCTTCGAGCAGTGGGACAGCGCCACTTACTGGGGGATCTTTGCCTGCGGCAG CGCCTTGCCGGCTGCTGGTGAGATCCTGCTCTTTGTCTCCGTCTTCGGGCTCAAGAAGAAGCCGCTGTGA
- the TMEM107 gene encoding transmembrane protein 107 isoform X5, translated as MAAAAALVPWRFLALVAHLVIVIGAFWAREDNVRASLPLDHTPEEYGRRDTELVVALSVTLGLFAVELAGFLSGVSMFNPLQGLLSCGAHVGAALALLFVLFEQWDSATYWGIFACGSFQGENGPK; from the exons atggcggcggcggcggcgctggtcCCGTGGCGGTTCCTGGCGCTCGTGGCCCATCTCGTCATCGTCATCGGCGCCTTCTGGGCCCGG GAGGACAACGTCCGGGCATCGCTGCCCCTGGACCACACGCCCGAGGAGTACGGCCGCCGCGACACCGA gctggtGGTGGCCCTGTCGGTGACGCTGGGGCTCTTCGCGGTGGAGCTGGCTGGCTTCCTCTCAGGGGTCTCCATGTTCAACCCTCTGCAGGGCCTGCTCT CCTGCGGGGCCCACGTGGGCGCTGCCCTTGCCCTCCTCTTCGTCCTCTTCGAGCAGTGGGACAGCGCCACTTACTGGGGGATCTTTGCCTGCGGCAG CTTTCAGGGGGAAAATGGTCCTAAGTGA
- the VAMP2 gene encoding vesicle-associated membrane protein 2: protein MCAQSSRHLRSGTDRARAPHPGPAPAPAPHRPPGPARPSAPPRPAPPRPVPPPDMSAPAAATAPPAAGEGGGPPPPPPNLTSNRRLQQTQAQVDEVVDIMRVNVDKVLERDQKLSELDDRADALQAGASQFETSAAKLKRKYWWKNLKMMIILGVICAIILIIIIVYFST from the exons ATGTGCGCGCAGAGCAGCCGCCATCTTCGCTCCGGCACCGACCGAGCCCGCGCCCCGCAcccgggcccggccccggccccggccccgcaccgcccgcccggcccggcccggcccagcgcGCCGCctcgtcccgccccgccccgtcccgtcccgccgcCGGACAT gtcggCCCCCGCTGCTGCCACCGCCCCCCCTGCCGCCGGAGAAGGGGGGGGCCCGCCCCCGCCGCCCCCCAACCTCACCAGTAACCGGAGGCTGCAGCAGACCCAGGCCCAGGTGGATGAG GTGGTGGACATCATGCGGGTGAACGTGGACAAAGTGCTGGAGCGGGACCAGAAGCTGTCGGAGCTGGATGACCGCGCGGACGCTCTCCAGGCTGGCGCCTCCCAGTTTGAGACCAGCGCCGCCAAGCTCAAGCGCAAGTACTGGTGGAAGAACCTCAAG ATGATGATCATCCTGGGGGTGATATGCGccatcatcctcatcatcatcatcg TGTACTTCAGCACCTAG
- the AURKB gene encoding aurora kinase B isoform X3 — translation MAHKENVNPGALGSLAKYGAPGPQRVPRKETPAEALLAQRATGKTGPRPAGPPLLAAVPGRVPVEAGAQVAPQPPLKTLSIEDFEIGRPLGKGKFGNVYLAREKGSHFLVALKVLFKSQMEKEGVEHQLRREIEIQAHLRHPNILRLYNYFHDRRRVYLILEYAPRGELYKELQKCRRFDEQRSATIMEELADALIYCHAKKVIHRDIKPENLLLGLKGELKIADFGWSVHAPSLRRKTMCGTLDYLPPEMIEGQPHNEKVDLWCAGVLCYELLVGHPPFESASHTETYRRITKVDLRFPPTMPEGARDLIGKLLRHVPAERLPLRAVLEHPWVRANSRRVLPPAYAP, via the exons atGGCCCACAAGGAGAACGTGAACCCCGGGGCCCTGGGCAGCCTGGCCAAG TATGGTGCGCCTGGCCCCCAGCGTGTGCCGCGCAAGGAGACACCCGCcgaggccctgctggcccagcgcGCCACAGGCAAGACGGGGCCACGACCCGCTGGGCCCCCCCTCCTCGCAG ctgtgcccGGGCGGGTGCCCGTCGAGGCTGGCGCCCAGGTCGCTCCGCAGCCCCCCCT AAAGACGCTGAGCATTGAGGACTTCGAGATCGGGCGCCCGCTGGGCAAGGGCAAGTTTGGCAACGTGTACCTGGCGCGGGAGAAGGGGTCGCATTTCCTCGTAGCCCTCAAGGTGCTCTTCAAGTCGCAGATGGAGAAGGAGGGTGTGGAGCACCAGCTGCGCCGCGAGATCGAGATCCAGGCCCACCTCCG GCACCCCAACATCTTGCGGCTCTACAACTACTTCCACGACCGGCGCCGCGTGTACCTGATCCTGGAGTACGCGCCACGCGGCGAGCTCTACAAGGAGCTGCAGAAGTGCCGCCGCTTTGATGAGCAGCGCAGTGCCACG ATCATGGAGGAGCTGGCAGACGCGCTGATCTACTGCCATGCCAAGAAGGTGATCCACCGCGACATCAAGCCTGAGAACCTGCTGCTGGGCCTCAAGGGCGAGCTCAAGATCGCTGACTTCGGCTGGTCGGTCCATGCGCCCTCGCTGCG GCGCAAGACTATGTGTGGGACACTGGATTACCTGCCGCCTGAGATGATTGAGGGGCAGCCGCACAACGAGAAGGTGGACCTGTGGTGCGCCGGCGTGCTGTGCTACGAGCTGCTGGTTGGGCACCCGCCCTTCGAGAGTGCCTCCCACACTGAGACCTACCGCCGCATCACCAAG GTGGACCTGCGCTTCCCGCCTACCATGCCCGAGGGTGCCCGCGACCTCATTGGCAAGCTGCTGCGGCACGTCCCGGCTGAGCGCCTGCCTCTGCGCGCTGTGCTCGAGCACCCCTGGGTGCGGGCCAACTCCCGCCGCGTGCTCCCCCCTGCCTATGCCccctag
- the TMEM107 gene encoding transmembrane protein 107 isoform X2, whose amino-acid sequence MAAAAALVPWRFLALVAHLVIVIGAFWAREDNVRASLPLDHTPEEYGRRDTELVVALSVTLGLFAVELAGFLSGVSMFNPLQGLLSLGAHCGAAISLSLFLSAHWESASYWYILGTCSALPAAGEILLFVSVFGLKKKPL is encoded by the exons atggcggcggcggcggcgctggtcCCGTGGCGGTTCCTGGCGCTCGTGGCCCATCTCGTCATCGTCATCGGCGCCTTCTGGGCCCGG GAGGACAACGTCCGGGCATCGCTGCCCCTGGACCACACGCCCGAGGAGTACGGCCGCCGCGACACCGA gctggtGGTGGCCCTGTCGGTGACGCTGGGGCTCTTCGCGGTGGAGCTGGCTGGCTTCCTCTCAGGGGTCTCCATGTTCAACCCTCTGCAGGGCCTGCTCT CACTGGGGGCGCATTGTGGCGCAGCCATCAGCCTCTCCCTCTTCCTGAGCGCGCACTGGGAGAGTGCCTCCTACTGGTACATCCTGGGCACCTGCAG CGCCTTGCCGGCTGCTGGTGAGATCCTGCTCTTTGTCTCCGTCTTCGGGCTCAAGAAGAAGCCGCTGTGA
- the AURKB gene encoding aurora kinase B isoform X2: MKRREPQARARTRRPSQPMGARGGADLKREAAAAAVGRGTRRMAHKENVNPGALGSLAKYGAPGPQRVPRKETPAEALLAQRATAVPGRVPVEAGAQVAPQPPLKTLSIEDFEIGRPLGKGKFGNVYLAREKGSHFLVALKVLFKSQMEKEGVEHQLRREIEIQAHLRHPNILRLYNYFHDRRRVYLILEYAPRGELYKELQKCRRFDEQRSATIMEELADALIYCHAKKVIHRDIKPENLLLGLKGELKIADFGWSVHAPSLRRKTMCGTLDYLPPEMIEGQPHNEKVDLWCAGVLCYELLVGHPPFESASHTETYRRITKVDLRFPPTMPEGARDLIGKLLRHVPAERLPLRAVLEHPWVRANSRRVLPPAYAP, translated from the exons ATGAAACGGCGGGAGCCGCAGGCTAGGGCCAGGACCCGGCGGCCGTCGCAGCCAATgggagcgcggggcggggcggattTGAAGCgcgaggcggcagcagcagccgtgGGTAGGGGAACGCGGAG gatGGCCCACAAGGAGAACGTGAACCCCGGGGCCCTGGGCAGCCTGGCCAAG TATGGTGCGCCTGGCCCCCAGCGTGTGCCGCGCAAGGAGACACCCGCcgaggccctgctggcccagcgcGCCACAG ctgtgcccGGGCGGGTGCCCGTCGAGGCTGGCGCCCAGGTCGCTCCGCAGCCCCCCCT AAAGACGCTGAGCATTGAGGACTTCGAGATCGGGCGCCCGCTGGGCAAGGGCAAGTTTGGCAACGTGTACCTGGCGCGGGAGAAGGGGTCGCATTTCCTCGTAGCCCTCAAGGTGCTCTTCAAGTCGCAGATGGAGAAGGAGGGTGTGGAGCACCAGCTGCGCCGCGAGATCGAGATCCAGGCCCACCTCCG GCACCCCAACATCTTGCGGCTCTACAACTACTTCCACGACCGGCGCCGCGTGTACCTGATCCTGGAGTACGCGCCACGCGGCGAGCTCTACAAGGAGCTGCAGAAGTGCCGCCGCTTTGATGAGCAGCGCAGTGCCACG ATCATGGAGGAGCTGGCAGACGCGCTGATCTACTGCCATGCCAAGAAGGTGATCCACCGCGACATCAAGCCTGAGAACCTGCTGCTGGGCCTCAAGGGCGAGCTCAAGATCGCTGACTTCGGCTGGTCGGTCCATGCGCCCTCGCTGCG GCGCAAGACTATGTGTGGGACACTGGATTACCTGCCGCCTGAGATGATTGAGGGGCAGCCGCACAACGAGAAGGTGGACCTGTGGTGCGCCGGCGTGCTGTGCTACGAGCTGCTGGTTGGGCACCCGCCCTTCGAGAGTGCCTCCCACACTGAGACCTACCGCCGCATCACCAAG GTGGACCTGCGCTTCCCGCCTACCATGCCCGAGGGTGCCCGCGACCTCATTGGCAAGCTGCTGCGGCACGTCCCGGCTGAGCGCCTGCCTCTGCGCGCTGTGCTCGAGCACCCCTGGGTGCGGGCCAACTCCCGCCGCGTGCTCCCCCCTGCCTATGCCccctag
- the TMEM107 gene encoding transmembrane protein 107 isoform X1 → MAAAAALVPWRFLALVAHLVIVIGAFWAREDNVRASLPLDHTPEEYGRRDTELVVALSVTLGLFAVELAGFLSGVSMFNPLQGLLSCGAHVGAALALLFVLFEQWDSATYWGIFACGRCPWIRAVRVPGAFPDKQAQHWGRIVAQPSASPSS, encoded by the exons atggcggcggcggcggcgctggtcCCGTGGCGGTTCCTGGCGCTCGTGGCCCATCTCGTCATCGTCATCGGCGCCTTCTGGGCCCGG GAGGACAACGTCCGGGCATCGCTGCCCCTGGACCACACGCCCGAGGAGTACGGCCGCCGCGACACCGA gctggtGGTGGCCCTGTCGGTGACGCTGGGGCTCTTCGCGGTGGAGCTGGCTGGCTTCCTCTCAGGGGTCTCCATGTTCAACCCTCTGCAGGGCCTGCTCT CCTGCGGGGCCCACGTGGGCGCTGCCCTTGCCCTCCTCTTCGTCCTCTTCGAGCAGTGGGACAGCGCCACTTACTGGGGGATCTTTGCCTGCGGCAG GTGCCCCTGGATCAGGGCTGTCCGGGTCCCGGGTGCTTTCCCTGACAAGCAAGCGCAGCACTGGGGGCGCATTGTGGCGCAGCCATCAGCCTCTCCCTCTTCCTGA
- the TMEM107 gene encoding transmembrane protein 107 isoform X4: MAAAAALVPWRFLALVAHLVIVIGAFWAREDNVRASLPLDHTPEEYGRRDTELVVALSVTLGLFAVELAGFLSGVSMFNPLQGLLSLGAHCGAAISLSLFLSAHWESASYWYILGTCSFQGENGPK; the protein is encoded by the exons atggcggcggcggcggcgctggtcCCGTGGCGGTTCCTGGCGCTCGTGGCCCATCTCGTCATCGTCATCGGCGCCTTCTGGGCCCGG GAGGACAACGTCCGGGCATCGCTGCCCCTGGACCACACGCCCGAGGAGTACGGCCGCCGCGACACCGA gctggtGGTGGCCCTGTCGGTGACGCTGGGGCTCTTCGCGGTGGAGCTGGCTGGCTTCCTCTCAGGGGTCTCCATGTTCAACCCTCTGCAGGGCCTGCTCT CACTGGGGGCGCATTGTGGCGCAGCCATCAGCCTCTCCCTCTTCCTGAGCGCGCACTGGGAGAGTGCCTCCTACTGGTACATCCTGGGCACCTGCAG CTTTCAGGGGGAAAATGGTCCTAAGTGA
- the HES7 gene encoding transcription factor HES-7 — protein sequence MNRSLERLRLLLLDATGDQVSPGPAPGPAPGPAPGPNPAAAPRVSPLLLQRLRDPRLEKAEILQRTVRFLRAPPPGPAEPPRDPEAFAQCYKSGYWDCLARAAHFLRASPAAGTSPEAFLLERLAAPPPPTTTSVPSPPAPRMLTSHGPPLRLAPDHRDTAAPSKQPRAPDPPSQAPPQRIWRPWP from the exons ATGAACCGCAGCCTGGAGCGGCTCCGCCTGCTGCTGCTCGACGCCACCGGCGACCAGGTgagccccggccccgctcccggCCCCGCTCCGGGCCCCGCTCCCGGCCCCAATCCGGCCGCTGCCCCCCGCGTCTCGCcgcttctcttgcagaggctgcgCGACCCCCGGCTGGAGAAGGCGGAGATCTTGCAGCGCACCGTGCGCTTCCTGCGCGCCCCCCCGCCAG GCCCGGCCGAGCCACCGCGGGACCCTGAGGCCTTCGCCCAGTGCTACAAGAGCGGCTACTGGGACTGCCTGGCGCGAGCTGCCCACTTCCTTCGCGCCAGCCCGGCCGCGGGCACCAGCCCCGAGGCCTTCCTGCTGGAGCGCCTGGCAGCCccgccaccccccaccaccacatctgtccccagccccccagcGCCCCGTATGCTCACCAGCCATGGGCCCCCACTGCGCCTCGCCCCGGACCACAGGGACACGGCCGCACCCAGCAAGCAGCCCCGCGCCCCCGacccccccagccaggccccaccacAGCGCATCTGGCGGCCGTGGCCCTAG
- the AURKB gene encoding aurora kinase B isoform X1: protein MKRREPQARARTRRPSQPMGARGGADLKREAAAAAVGRGTRRMAHKENVNPGALGSLAKYGAPGPQRVPRKETPAEALLAQRATGKTGPRPAGPPLLAAVPGRVPVEAGAQVAPQPPLKTLSIEDFEIGRPLGKGKFGNVYLAREKGSHFLVALKVLFKSQMEKEGVEHQLRREIEIQAHLRHPNILRLYNYFHDRRRVYLILEYAPRGELYKELQKCRRFDEQRSATIMEELADALIYCHAKKVIHRDIKPENLLLGLKGELKIADFGWSVHAPSLRRKTMCGTLDYLPPEMIEGQPHNEKVDLWCAGVLCYELLVGHPPFESASHTETYRRITKVDLRFPPTMPEGARDLIGKLLRHVPAERLPLRAVLEHPWVRANSRRVLPPAYAP from the exons ATGAAACGGCGGGAGCCGCAGGCTAGGGCCAGGACCCGGCGGCCGTCGCAGCCAATgggagcgcggggcggggcggattTGAAGCgcgaggcggcagcagcagccgtgGGTAGGGGAACGCGGAG gatGGCCCACAAGGAGAACGTGAACCCCGGGGCCCTGGGCAGCCTGGCCAAG TATGGTGCGCCTGGCCCCCAGCGTGTGCCGCGCAAGGAGACACCCGCcgaggccctgctggcccagcgcGCCACAGGCAAGACGGGGCCACGACCCGCTGGGCCCCCCCTCCTCGCAG ctgtgcccGGGCGGGTGCCCGTCGAGGCTGGCGCCCAGGTCGCTCCGCAGCCCCCCCT AAAGACGCTGAGCATTGAGGACTTCGAGATCGGGCGCCCGCTGGGCAAGGGCAAGTTTGGCAACGTGTACCTGGCGCGGGAGAAGGGGTCGCATTTCCTCGTAGCCCTCAAGGTGCTCTTCAAGTCGCAGATGGAGAAGGAGGGTGTGGAGCACCAGCTGCGCCGCGAGATCGAGATCCAGGCCCACCTCCG GCACCCCAACATCTTGCGGCTCTACAACTACTTCCACGACCGGCGCCGCGTGTACCTGATCCTGGAGTACGCGCCACGCGGCGAGCTCTACAAGGAGCTGCAGAAGTGCCGCCGCTTTGATGAGCAGCGCAGTGCCACG ATCATGGAGGAGCTGGCAGACGCGCTGATCTACTGCCATGCCAAGAAGGTGATCCACCGCGACATCAAGCCTGAGAACCTGCTGCTGGGCCTCAAGGGCGAGCTCAAGATCGCTGACTTCGGCTGGTCGGTCCATGCGCCCTCGCTGCG GCGCAAGACTATGTGTGGGACACTGGATTACCTGCCGCCTGAGATGATTGAGGGGCAGCCGCACAACGAGAAGGTGGACCTGTGGTGCGCCGGCGTGCTGTGCTACGAGCTGCTGGTTGGGCACCCGCCCTTCGAGAGTGCCTCCCACACTGAGACCTACCGCCGCATCACCAAG GTGGACCTGCGCTTCCCGCCTACCATGCCCGAGGGTGCCCGCGACCTCATTGGCAAGCTGCTGCGGCACGTCCCGGCTGAGCGCCTGCCTCTGCGCGCTGTGCTCGAGCACCCCTGGGTGCGGGCCAACTCCCGCCGCGTGCTCCCCCCTGCCTATGCCccctag